A stretch of DNA from Acanthochromis polyacanthus isolate Apoly-LR-REF ecotype Palm Island chromosome 21, KAUST_Apoly_ChrSc, whole genome shotgun sequence:
ACCAAGCTGACCCGCGGGAGAAGGGAGGTGGAGAAGCCCGCACGCTCCTCTGCGTCCCACGGTGACCCCCCTCCGGCCGAGGACATCAGCGCGGATGACATCTTCATCGCAGTGAAGACCACCAAGAAGTTCCACCAGTCCAGGCTCAACCTGCTGCTGGACACTTGGATCTCCAGAAACATGCAACAGGTAAAGGAAAAGCGCAGAGTTGACTATTGGTGCAATTCATGTTTGATCTATTTAGCATGCATAATCAAGTGTATGGAACAGTGAAGCTGAAAATCAGGATTGCTGTGCTTATTTATGGGCTGATACTGCTGCAGAGCTGAACAATAAGCCAGTGTACACATGCAGGTGATGCCGGTTTACAGTCCTGCATTGTTCCCCCTGTCACCAGATGACACACTGAAACAGCCAAACAACCCCGGAGCTGAATTTCCTCTGCTCTGTCACTTTTTATTCTCCTCTGAGTGATGTCCCTGAGAACGGAGCAGGGAGCACTTTCAGGACTCCCTCTTCTCCCCTACTTCCCCCCacccctctctttctcccccaCTCTCTATTATCCCTCCCTTCTTTTTGGGTGTCCCTGTGAATGCCCCCGGTGCAATGGATGCTTCACAGCACCGACTCCAGCGCTGTCCCCCTTCCAGGACTAACAAAGCGTCTTTCTGAAGGGGGAAGAAAAGCTTTCCCAGCCCCTTGTCTCCCCTTCTCTCTCCATGGGAACGTGGGAGCTGAGTCTGGGTCAAGCTTACTGGAGGGACGGTGGGAAAAAACGGGGGCTTCGTTAAAGGGGATGCCTGGGACAAAGGGGTGCATCTATAGGCAAGTTTATGCTGGGAAGCGGCACGCTGAGTATGAAAATGTGTCCTTGAGAACCACGGGTGCACAAAGACGAGGCGAAAACAGTGGCTAGTCAGAATGATTTTATCCTACACGCAGAGGTGTCACATGTGCTTTTGCAGAAGTCTCCTTAATTTGCCTCGGGCACTGTCATACACAGGTTTTAATTCTTGCTTCCCTCTTTCATCTCAAAGTTAGGGAAGagcctgtcacagtcacttaaCCCTCACACGTAATGATCTGACTGGAATTACCTGTGTACCTGCCACATTAGTGACCAAACGGTGCCCTGCAAACTCCTGCTTACATGGAAATTATTGCTGCTAATTGGTTGCAATTACTGTACTGGATGATGTAAGTCTGCAGAGCTGACAGCAGGGCTGATAGGCAGGCAGCTGGTGGGTGGCTGCACGTACAAAGAGGACAGACTGAGCACCACAATGCAAGAGGGAGTTCCTGGAGGAAGGGTGCCAGGTGGTCAGGGGGAGCCGGAACAAAGGACGGCCTTAATGCCAGCCATATGATGCTCCGAGTTCCCACCACGTACATATGGCCGTATTCTGCGCTCAGGTTTGATTCTCACGCTCAGCTGATGAACATCTGCAGAGTTTTGGTCACTTTAGCAGCAGCAGATAGAAGGTTTTAACAAAAGCATGCAGATTTTCTACTTCTGTCTGTGCTCAAAGGGAAATTTCTTTAGCTGCATGCAGATGGAGCTGctatctgctgctgcttgtgtgaGATCAAGGAGGGCAGATAATCTCCGTGGTAACTGTGTTGACACAATAGTGCTTCTGGCCTTCTTAATCGTTGAGCCTAAATAGCACTTTATGCAATTCCAATCAGTTAGGATAGTTACCCTCTGGAGCCAACAAATGCTGCATCCAAATCATGTGAATTTTGAAGAGAAAGTTTTGTAGGATCTCTAAcgcctccttcttcttctccctttCCCAAACTGATTAGTAAAACTTGCACGTATTAGCCGCTTTTATCGGACCGTAAATTTATTTTCTAGTGTCTGGACAGCTGGCACTGACATCCTCATGGTGGTGTGCCATGCATTCCTCTCTGAGGAGTACGATAATTAGCCAGCACTCCAACAATGAGTGCTTTTAGCctttagaaaaaaacacttgGCGCTGCAGTTGAGTTAATCAAATGGCTTTGGTATGAAGTATAAGTGTTGAGAAAGGGAGGGTGGTTGTCATTCAACAGGGAAATTCAGTGCCTGTTGTTTTAGAAATCAGCTTTTTACAGAGTGTGAGTGTCATTTATCTCATCTTTTACTACGCCGAGCTGCTTTACAAATCATTAGCCCTGACAAAAAGTGCTGAAATGCTTTGAATGTGTGGGACAGAAGGGGGAAGGAGCCAGGGTGGATGTAGCTGATGGAAAAGAAGGGAGCCCGGTGCCCTTCCTTCCTGTGGAGCTGGAGACAGCCAGCCAGGCACCACGCTCAGCTCCGACAGGGCCGTGCCAGGCCTTCCTGTGTTCGGGAGCGCAGCGTCCCCCCTCtcatctccctcctctcctcaccccCCGTGGCCTCTCGCCTCTTATCTCTGCTGTGCACACAAtcatctcttctctctctctctctctctctctctctctctttttgttgaATTAGTATTCCATTAAAGtaactgttcttttaagttTCAGTCAAGAaacaatgaaggaaaaaaagaaaactttccccAGGAGTTTCTCTTTAGTTAACTCCTGCAGCTGTATGCAAATGATGGCAACATATTCCGAATTTACCCAGTGGAGACTTTACCCAGCATGAAAACTCACAGCATTGTTCTATTCAAGAGGCTCTGGCTGCCCAGAAGgggggaggatgaggaggaggcagGACAGGGGGTTGAAGAGGGGGTGAATGGCCACACACGGTTTTTCGATTTACTAATCAGCAGCGAGATTCCCACCCCGGCTCCTCCACCCTCCACCCTCCCCTCGCTCTCTGTCAGTGCCCTGGCAGCTCTGGCAGCTGCCTCAGTGATTAGGCTGTCTATTCACTGGGCTTTAAAGCAAACAGCGCCAGCCTCTGATCCCCTCACCAGTGAAACCACCACCCTTTCCTTAAACAAATACCGCCTCATGGCCTCGGCGTCGAGCAACATCTGCTCAGAATTTGTTCCACAAACTGCTCGAGCGGCCTCGCTTTGtgcaggaggagaaaaagacTGATGTGGCCTTTAATTCCTGCAAAGACAGTGCGCTGTTTATGGATGCAGATCACAAGCTGAGGTTGCTCGGGCAGCAGGCTGGCGAACTGGCAGGAATGAGGGTTATAGATGATACAAAGCGCTCTGTCAGCGAGGGTTAAGGCACTGCGGCCCGGCGTGTAGAGACACGTGGCACAGATAAGGTAGCGTGGCGTTCGGCAGGTGCTGCCTCACCTAAAGCGAAGAGTAAACAGACCACTGGCGGTTACAAAGCCCGGGGCCGGCAGCCTTTTCATCATCACCAGCTTGCACCTGCTCGGTGTGAGTTATCATAAAGAGGGGTCTAATCTCTCCGCACTccttttaaaaagtgcattccTGCAACATGCCCTTTGTTGTTAACTCCCTTTATGACTAATTGCCACATTCAGCAAGCGCCTGCAGTCTTGTGGTTTCATTCTTTTAACCTTTCGAGGCTGACAGTCGACCAGGCACGAGCACAAAGAGAAGGTGGTTTGTCACATCTGTGTTCACTGTAATGTTTTCATGCTCCTGTTTTTCGCCGTATTAGACGTGTTGAAGCTCGGCAGCAGGTCCAGCAGGGTGAGGGGCTCAGTCAGGGGATGTGATACATGAATGGGGTGTGTGTGGGAGGCGGACAGTCTGCCTCCtcctttgttgtttgtctggGATGCTTCAGGGCGGCTGCATAGTTGCCATGGAGAGAGTAAAACGCCGCACAAAAGGCCTTTATTGGAGCAGGGGGCTGTTTAACTCAATGTGTTTTCCACTGCATAAAAGCCACGCTGATTGATTCTAATCACACCGGCTGGATGTGAGTTAAAAGGGGACTTTGAATCTGATCATGTGAGCACTTCACAAGATCCGCCCTGAGCATGCTTTTGATTTCTTGGATTTGGAGACCATGTCATCTTATctgtgattttctttctttctttacagaCGTACATCTTCACAGACGGGGAGGACGAGgagctaaaaaagaaaattggtgAGTTTTACAAGGGGGAAGTTCATACGATGAACAGAGAGGCACTTTGTTTTTATTAGcaatgacattttaaaggcCATAAAAATTCTGCTTTGAGCGTTTTGCTTCCATGACATGCAAAATAAAGGACAAAGAACTACTTTTCATGATGCCATAACTCAACATTTCTTTCCTTACTGCCACAGGGGGTCATGCAATCAACACCAACTGCTCTGCAGCTCATAGCCGACAAGCTCTGTCTTGCAAGATGGCGGTGGAATACGACAAGTTCATAGAATCGGGGAAAAAGTGAGCATCGCTACAACGTAGATTTTTGATTGATTCCTTTGTCTGAGTATCTGTGGATCTAATAACtcttctgcttctgcttcttAGATGGTTCTGCCATGTAGATGATGATAACTACGTGAATGTTCGGACTCTGGTGAAGCATCTGTCTCAGTTCCCCCACACCCAGGACATGTATATCGGTAAACCCAGCCTGGACCGGCCCATAGAGGCCACAGAGCGGCTGGTGGACAATAAGATGGTAAGGCTCTTGATTGTATGCCTGCAAAATTTCAACATCGTGCTTTCTGATGACTTATCAGATAGCCCTGGACATAAACAACCttttctgcttcctgttttaGAAACAAGTCAACTTCTGGTTCGCTACTGGAGGAGCTGGATTCTGTGTAAGTCGGGGTCTGGCACTGAAGATGAGCCCATGGGCCAGGTGAGATATATATTccaaatctgtgaatatctcACATTTGCACCTAAGTTTTGACgatgaaaatagcaaaaatggcTCAATATTCAGTCAaaaatgtgtcacattttgagaAATAAGCTTGTGTGccctccaaaataaaagcattgtaCGATGTTTTTATGTACACTGCCAtttcaaagtttggggtcatccagacaattgcatgttttccatgaaaactcccacttttattcattgcacaagagttttctaatcctcaattagcctttcaacacaattagctaacacaatgtagcattagaacacagaagtgatggttaCTAAAAAAAGGGCCTCTGTGGCCCTacggagatattccattaaaaatcagccgtttccagctagaatagtcatttaccgcattaacaatgtctagactgtatttctgattcatttcatgttatcttcattgaaaaaaaagcttttctttcaaaaataagtggtCTCAGTCTTTTGAATAGTAGCATATATATATGAAAGATACCACAAAATAAAGCACCCGGCTCTGACCAGATGTTTGCTTTTATGTCTTTTCAGCGGTGGCCACTTCATGAACACGGCAGAAAAGATCCGTCTGCCCGACGACTGCACCATCGGTTACATCATTGAGTCGGTTCTGGGGGTCCCTCTGACCCGCAGCAACCTGTTTCACTCCCACCTGGAAAACCTGCAACAAGTGTCAAGATCTGAGATTCACAAGCAGGTGAGAGGCTCACAGGGCGTCCAGAATCCTTAACGTAATCATGAATCAGCATCAGAATGGAGTTCTTTCCTCTGTTGTTCATACTTTTTGCTGTCTTCTTCCAGATCACCCTCAGTTATGGGATGTTTGAAAACAAGAGTAATATCATCAATTTGAAAGGGGCTTTTCCTGTGGAGGAGGACCCATCAAGGTGAGGGCTTGTTCTGTTTGGTTACAAGACACATTTTGGGCATCCTATGCATAAATCTTACTcgtttctctctgttttccagGTTCAAGTCTGTGCACTGTCTCCTGTACCCAGACACCCCGTGGTGTCCCCCCAGGTTGCCTTCTAGGGCGACCGCTCCTTTCTCATCCTCGTCCCTCATCGTGCCTCGGTATCTGAAAGGCTC
This window harbors:
- the lfng gene encoding beta-1,3-N-acetylglucosaminyltransferase lunatic fringe, which translates into the protein MLKNNGKTVISVSCTAFLCLLLLLVAVQHHRVQVDEQTTGDGDAGARSPLQDGAPEQDAQPGSAQDKKGFSGYFTKLTRGRREVEKPARSSASHGDPPPAEDISADDIFIAVKTTKKFHQSRLNLLLDTWISRNMQQTYIFTDGEDEELKKKIGGHAINTNCSAAHSRQALSCKMAVEYDKFIESGKKWFCHVDDDNYVNVRTLVKHLSQFPHTQDMYIGKPSLDRPIEATERLVDNKMKQVNFWFATGGAGFCVSRGLALKMSPWASGGHFMNTAEKIRLPDDCTIGYIIESVLGVPLTRSNLFHSHLENLQQVSRSEIHKQITLSYGMFENKSNIINLKGAFPVEEDPSRFKSVHCLLYPDTPWCPPRLPSRATAPFSSSSLIVPRYLKGSWGPVFGIRPCFCCVLAAAVHGL